GTAGAGTGATTCTGCCTTGTGTTTGTCCTTGTCGATACCTATGCCGTTCTCATAGAACTGTGCCAGGTCGCAGATCGCTTCTGGGTAGTCGTCATCCATGGCAAGACGGTTGATGAGCGTAAAGGCTTCAGGCAGGTTCTTCTCGAGTATCTCTCCTTTGAACAGTTCCCTTGCAAGCATGAACTGGGCATATTTAGATTCGGTCGCACCGCAGATAAGCAGCAGTTGTGCCGCCTCTGCAATGGCATTGTTCTCTTTGAGCTTGCCGATATGTGAAATGACCTCTTCCACCTCTTTCTCACTGTATCCCTCATTGCTGATCTTCAACAGCCAGTTGTTGACAGAGTCATAACTCTCTTTGGCTTCAAGAAGCGGAGGGTACTGTGTCAGCATGTTTTTCAGTTTCTGATCGATGTAGGGAATGTTCTTATACTCCGACGCTCTTTTTTCAGCAGGTGCAGGAGTGGCCTGTACCGTTTTTTCTGTTGTATCGGGTGTCTCCCCGGTCTCCTGTATTTCCTCTTCGGCAGCTGTCTCTTCAAAGAAAGTCTCTTCCTCCTCAGTCTGAAGGGGTGTTTCCGCTTCCTCCCGGGGAAGTGCTTCAAAAAGTGTATCGCTTTCCGTACCCGATTCGACTTCCGGCGTTTCTTCGGAAACAAGGTCTTTGAACAGGTCATCCTCCTCTACCTCTTCAGAATCAGTCGTATGGGAATGCACTGTTTCATGCGTTTCCAGCGTATCGAAAAAATCATCTTTTGGAATGAAGCTCGTATCTATGTGGCTCTCTTTTGTACCGGGTACATCCTCTGCCGGCGTGTCAAAGAAGTCATCTTTTGGGGTGTGGCTGATATCGAGTTCGATATTGTCAGGCATGACATCGTCGGCTGTAAGGTTCAGAAGATTGTCAAAGTCGATGTTCTGCTGGGATGCTGGTTTTGTTTCTTCTGTTTTTGAGGGTACCGGTTCTGCAGGTGTCTCTTCCGTCAGTGTATCGAAATCGAACAGTTCGGTCTCCTCTTCCGCCGGCTCTTCAGGTGTGGTCACGAAAAGGTCGAATTGCTCGATGATCTCCTGCTCCTCCTGCTGGGAGGTCCGCTGAACGATCTCTTCTGTCGGAGTTTCGATATATTTGGTGATAAGTGCCTGTGTCTGGGCATAGTTCTGGGCCTGCAGACCGTCCAGGATCTCTTTGAGCTTGGCATCCGATCTCAGCGAGGCAAGTTTCAGCATCTGCAGCTGGATGGTCTCGATGTCAGTGATGGAAATAGCGATATTGATGATCTGTAGACGTTTTTTGGTTTGGTTCATGCAGTGGTCCTGAAATGGTATTCGGGTTAATTGGAGTCATTATAACAAAACAATACTTTACATGGGTGTTGACACTTGCATAATCAGTTATATAACATTATAATAGCTGAAAATTAGTAACAGTCAGGATATATATAATGAAAAAACTCATACTCTTTTTACTCTTGGTACTTGGATTGAATGCTGCAGATGATGCCATGCTGGTCGGGCAGTGGAACAGTGTGACCCGCGGTTTGAATAACGGTACCCAGACAACGGAGAAGGAGTATATGAAATTCAATGCCGACTATACCTTCGGTGTTGTCTTTCTTGTGACGGTACAGAAAGGAAACGCGTATGTCAAAGACCTTCGTATCGAGGGAACTGGTATCTGGAAGACAAGAGGGAACATTCTGGTGGTAGTTGTCAAGGATGTTGAAGTGCCTGTTGCCGGAGAAGTTTACGGGATTTCACAGACCTCACTCGAACAGATCGCTTCGACATTCCACAACAGGTTCAAGAACGATCCTATCCGCATACTGGTCATGAAGGAGTTGGGAGCGCAGAAACTGGTGACGGAGAACAAGCGTAAACAGATCATCACCTACAAACGACAGAGGTAGTTTTAAAGGTTTGCAGAGAGTGCAAGCAGTCTGCAGGAATTCTCAAGAATGGAGACCTTCTTCGCCATCTCGGTGATATCTCTGTCATAAGAGATCAGCCCGTACCCTTTGATCAGAAGCAGGTGGCTGTCATGTTTCTGGAAGAACTGCGGTATCTCATAGGGGGCACGCTCCAGCCAGTCATCGATATTCTTGGGGTCATAGACGATGATCTCACCCAGTATCTTCTTCCCGTGATAGTCCTGGGGAGAGACTTTCCCGTGTTTCAGAGAGTAGGCCGTTGCATAAGGGGGCATGGTAAAACAGATATATTTTGCATTGGGGATCGTCTCGTAGATCCGTTCATGGATGGCAACATCGGTATCGGCTTCACTCCAGCGGTAGTCTCTTTTCTGACAATCCAGCGTAATGAATGAATCTTCTGTGACTTCGTCCAGAATAGCCTCTTTCTTATTGATGATGAAACCGCTGGTAGAGACACGTGCAGAGATCGATCCGTGGTAGACACCAAAGAAGTTCTTGTTGAACATGGAAAAGGAGACATGCTTGATCTCTTCTATAAGATGTTTGTCCATTTATGGAAACCTTTGTTAGGATTATTTCGCTATTATAACGATTAAATTAGAAATTAGAAATTAGAAATTGGAAATCGTTAAGGGGAAGAGGTGGAAACTCCGCATATACCGGTACTTTTGGAAGAAGTGTTAGAGAGTTTCAAAGAAGTGCCCGAGGGCTATTTCGTTGACTGCACGCTGGGATACGCAGGACACAGTTCGGAAGTACTGAAACGCTACTCCCATTTCAAACACATAGGAATCGACAGGGATGACGAAGCCCTGGCCTTTTCCAAAGAGCGGTTAAAACCTTTTGCCGATAGAAGTACGCTCTATAAAGGTACGTTCGCAACGGTATTGCCGACGCTTAAAGAAGCACCGGTGACAGCACTGCTGGCAGATTTCGGTGTCTCCTCCCTGCAGCTTGACAAAAAAGAGCGGGGCTTTGCCTTCGATTCAGAGACACTTGACATGCGTATGGATGCAACGGCTGCCCTTTCCGCCTATGAAGTGGTCAATACCTATTCCAAAGAGAAGCTGGAGTATATCTTTGATACCTATGGAGAGGTGCGGTCCTACAGGAAACTGGCATCTGCTGTGGTCGAGGCCAGAGCAAAAGCACCTATCGAGAGTGCCAAAGCACTGAGCGAGATCGCCAAAAATGTGATACCCCCGGGAGGGAAGATCCATCCCGCGACACTGATGTTCCAGGCGATCCGTATCGAGGTGAACAATGAACTTGGGGAGATCGAGGGATTGCTCGATGCTATTGAAGCCAAACATTATAAGGGAGAAGTGGTCTCTCTCATTACCTTCCATTCGCTTGAAGACCGTCTGGTCAAGAACCGGTTCAGAAAATGGGGTCTTGACTGTATCTGCGACCCGCATGCGATCCGCTGTACCTGCGGCAAGAATCATGCACTGGGCAAAGCACTTTCACGCAAACCCGTAACAGCGTCCAAAGAAGAGCTCAAGGTCAATCCGCGAAGCAGGTCTGCCAAGCTTAGAAGTTTCAGATTCAAGAGTGACAGTTGATATGGCTAAAAGTGTAAAGAAAAAAAGGGCTAACGGGATCACCTTCAAAATGGTGATGATCATCCTTATCTCCGTATCGATCGTGCTTATCCTGACGACCATCAAGATCTATCTGAGCAATCAGATCTATTATGAGAGCAAAAAGGTCAATAAAATAGAAAGAGAGGTCTCTGCTCTGAAAGCGGAGAAGGTACTGCTTCAGCAGAATATCGAAGCCCTGAAGTTCAAGAACCGGGTGAGCGATACGATCTTTATCATAGACAACACGGACAGATAGATGATCAGATCTTTCATCACCTTTGCTGTGGACAAGCCGATCATCAACCATATATTGATGGCATTCATGCTGCTCCTCTCCATCTTCGCCTACCAGGACATCCCCAAAGAGATATTCCCTCCTTCAGAACTCGACCAGATAACCGTTACCGGAGGTTACCCGGGTGCATCTGCAGATGTACTTGACAAGATGGCGGTCAAGAATATTGAAGATGAGATGAAGAGTATCAGCGAGATCGACAATATCGATACTGTGATACAGAACGGTTTTTTCACCGTCAGGGCAGACATTAAACCCGGCAGTGACAACCAGCTGGTCCTGGGAGATGTCAAAGATGTCATCGCCAATATCAGACGGGATCTTCCGGCAGATATGGATGAGCCTATCGCAAAGATTACGGTGCATGATTTCCCGCTGCTGCTTGTGGCGATCTCCGGGGATGTCCCCAAAAGAAGGCTGCTCGATATTGCCGAAGAGCTCAAGAGTAAACTGAGTGTCTACAAGGATCTCAGTGGGATCACCATCCGGGGAGATGCGGACGATGAGGTACTTATAAAGATAGACAATGAAAAACTGACTGCCTACGGCCTGCCAAAAGAGAGTGTCTATAAAGCCATCGGTGCGCTCAGTTCCATTTTTCCCATAGGGACCATTGAACAGAAAGGCAGCCATCTCTACCTCTCCACCATTAACGGTGAGAAGTCGGCCGAAGCACTGGAGTCTACCTTTATAACCATTGCAGGAAAACGGATACGCATCGGCGATATCGCCCATGTGGAATTCGGGCTGAGCGAAAGCAACGAAATTTCCCACTTCAACGGTGTGCAGAACATTTCCATCAATATCAACAAGACCAAACAGGGAAATGCCATCGCGCTGAGCAGAGAAATAAAAGAGATGCTCAAGGAGGTGCAGAAAGAGTATAAGGATGTGGTATTCGAAGCCTATACCGATACCTCCATCTGGATCAAGAACCGTCTGAACCTTGTCTCTTCCAACATTCTCTTCGGTCTCATCCTGGTCTTTTTGGCACTGCTTTTGAGTGTGAACTACAAGATCGCACTGGTCGTTTCCATAGGGATCCCTACCTCTTTCATGATCACCCTGATCGCAGCGGACATGATAGGTTACAGCCTGAACATGCTGACCCTTCTGGGGGCACTCATCGCCCTGGGGATGCTTGTGGATGAAGCCATTGTCGTAGCTGAGAACATCTATCGGCATATGGAGATGGGAAAATCACCCAGAGAGGCGGCCATCGACGGTTCGCTTGAGATGTTCCCGGCTGTCTTGACAGCGACATTGACAACGGTGTTCGCTTTTCTCCCATTGCTTATTCTAAGCGGTGAGATGGGAATGTTCATGAAAGTGCTTCCTGTAATGATATCCATTCTGCTGCTTTCATCGCTTTTTGAAGCCTTTTATTTTCTGCCGCTGCACTCCAAAGAGTTCTTTTCTATGAAAGATACCAAATCGGGTCATAACAGAAGTGATTTCTGGCTCAAACTCGATGTGCTCTATGAACGGCTGCTTGGCAGACTTCTCAAACGAAAGAAGCGTTCACTCTTCCTGCTGGTGACATTCATCATTCTCTCGACCATAGGTATGCTGGGCTTGACCAAATTCAAACTCTTTCCCGAATTCGACTCGACCCAGATCTATCTGAACGGAAAGATCGATGTCAACTCCAAACTGGAAGATACAGAAAAGGTCGTGACAGAGATAGAGAAGAAACTTCTGGCCTATTATGGAGAAGGCGAGGTCTCTTCCATCACCTCGGTCATAGGGATACTCTTCAACTCCGACCAGACCTTTGAGACAGGGAAGAACCTGTTCCATATCTTCATCAACCTGCATGAGAAAGCACCGGAGAATTTCTTCGACAAATACCTGAACCCCATTCTCTCTCTGGAGTATGACGGCAGTGATATGATACGGAAGAAAAAGGCGCAGGAGATCGCCCGGGAGACACAGAAAGATGTGATCGAAGCATTCAGAGAAAAAAAACTGCCCAACGGTGAGAAACTTTTCTCCGAGATCAATATTTTTGTTCCGCAAACCGGTATTGTCGGACATGATATCGAGATAGGACTCAATACGGTAGATGAGAAGAAGCAGCTTGAAGCGATAGAACGGCTGAAGAAAGAGCTGAAAAGCATAAACGGTGTCTTTGATGTGACCGACAACGCTACCGAGGGTGTGCAGGAGCTGAAACTGCGTGTCAACGAGTACGGACAGATGCTCGGTTTCAACGAAGCCTATGTGACAGCAGTGCTCAAAGGCTCATTCCTCAAAGGTGAATACGGGAAGATGTTCGATACCAAAGGGCTGATCCGTGTACGGATCGAAGACCCTGACAAAGATGAGTCCATGGATATTGAATCGGTCAAACTGACCACGCCTGACGGCAGGCAGGTCGTCAGGCTCGATGAGATCTGTGACTTCAACTACAAGAAGAGCTACGTCAAGATCTTCAAGGAGGATGGTGAGAGGGTCCGTACGGTCATCGCCAGGGTGGAGAGCAAGACCATTCTGCCGACAGAGGTGATGGCAAAGATCAAACCGCTGCTTGAGACATTTGAGAAAGAGGGTATCAAGGTGATCATCAAGGGAGAGGAGAAGGAGAACAAACAGATGAAAAAAGAGATGTCACAGGCGGCACTCATCGCTGTGTTTCTCATCTTCATCTCACTGGTATGGATGTTCAATTCCCTTGTACTGCCGCTCATCATTGTCTCGACCATTCCGCTCTCCATCGTCGGTGCCCTTGTGGGAACCTACATCATGGGGATCAACCTGACGATGCCGGGTGTCATGGGGATGATAGGTCTTGCAGGTGTTGTCGTCAACGACGGTTTGATCATGCTGAGTTTTATCAAGGGTTCGAAGAACCAGCAGGAGATGATGAGGAAAGCCGGACACAGACTGCGACCGATCCTCCTGACCTCCATCACCACCGTGCTGGGACTCTCAAGCATGATCTTCTTTGCCAGCGGACAGGCACTTATCATCCAGCCCATGGCGATCTCCCTTGGTTTCGGTATCGCCTGGGCAACGGTATTGAACCTTTACTATGTACCGCTGATGTATGCCGTGATCTACGGGGTGGGTCCTGATGGTCCGGAGGAGAAGAAAGAGGGTTTTTCACAAAAATGATGAAAAAAAGCAAGATATTATCCATCGGTTAATCATCGGTTCTTCAACTGTTGATGGTGGCATGTTACAATATTCGTATGAAAGATGAAAGTCTTTCACATACGGTCTTGAGAGTTTGTTTTACTCCTTGTCCAAAATTGTAAACTTCCTTGTTTTACTCTTAAGGATCGTATCCCTCCTCAGAAGAAGCGACTTTTTCATATTTCCTTGTTTTTTATATGATCTTCCTTGTTTATCGCTTCTTCTTTTTCTCTGCTTTATGATCCCTTCTGTATTATAGATTAACAAATTTTGGCTATAATTATTGGCTTAAAGAACCCTCTAAGACATTTTTGCATCTATGACAGTTTATGCACAGAGGGGATAAATGAATATAATTAAAGGATTATTTATGGGTATATTTGAAGATGATGATGACGATTACGGTGATTACAGAGATGATTTTATGGGGCGTACACCTAAGTCAAGCTATTTTGAGATCGCAAGAACAGCGAACCAGAATGTCGTAGAGACAGAACTCGAAGCAGTGTTCAGAAGACTTGCTGTTGCAGAGAGAATGCTTGAAGAACGCGGACTTGCAGACGAACATGAGCGTGAGATCTCTGCAACGATGATCGACAAAGATATTGACGACAGAACCGCAACGGTCTTTATCGATCTTGTGGCAAGTATCGTTACGAAGTGTGAATAGGACCTGAAACGTGTTAAGTGCAGTTGAGAGAAAAATAGAACAGTTCATCGCAGAATTGAACGACAAAGAGGTTACGGCACTCTATGCCAGACTGCCTCACGGCAAGAGGCTTCGGGCCAAACTCATTTTGAGGATCGCGGGGAATACTTTGCTTGTGGTCAAGACCGCTGCCGTGGTGGAGATGATCCATGCGGCCAGCCTCCTGCATGACGATGTCATCGATGATGCCGATACACGGCGTTCCAAACCCTCTCTCAATGCACTCTACGGAAACAAAACAGCCATTATGCTGGGCGATATCCTTTATTCCAAAGGCTTTTACGAACTGAACAATATCTCGGCAGAAGTGGCAAAGGTCGTTTCCAATGCCGTTACCCAGCTCAGCCTGGGAGAGCTCAAAGATGTCTCACTTTCCAAAACGTTCAATCTTGACAAAGAGATCTATCTTGAAATGATCTACCAGAAGACAGCCTCACTCATCGAAGCCAGTGCAGGTGCTGCAGCACTTCTGGCGGGCAAACCCAAAGAAGCCTACATGACTTACGGAAGAAACCTCGGCCTGGCATTCCAGATGATCGATGACCTGCTGGATATCACGTCCGATGCAGAAACACTGGGGAAACCGGCGCTGCATGATTTCGTGGAAGGCAAAACGACACTGCCTTACATCTATCTCTATGAAGCGCTTGATGCCAAAGGTCAAGAAAGGCTTGCTTCCCTTCACGGAAAAGTATTGAACGCCGATGAACAGAACTGGATCAAAGTCGAGATGGAAGAGCGGCAGATACTACTGAAGTGCTATGCACAGGCAAAAGAACTCATAGAAGAGGCAGTGGAGTTGATGAACGGCTATGGCGAAACGGCACTTTCGGATATTGCACTTGAAATGATAGAGAGGGATTTTTAATGTATTATCAGGTTATCAGTTTTTCCCACAAAAATTGTGAACAGGCGATGCGTGAGCGACTGGCTTTTGCCAATGATGCAGCCAAGATCACGTTCCTGGACCAGTTGACAGGGTTCGAGTTCGTACATGAAGCTTTCATTGTCTCTACATGCAACCGGGTAGAGATCGTTCTGGCAACACGTGACAATTTCTCAAGCTACCATGCGGTACTCGGGCTGATGAGTCAGAACAGTGACGTGAATTTTTATGAGTTGAAAACATCTGCCAAGCGTTACGATGATGAAGAGGCGATCGAGCATATCTTCTCTGTGGTCTCTTCTCTTGATTCACTGGTCATCGGTGAATCCCAGATCACCGGGCAGGTCAAAGAGGCGTTCCGCTTCTCTTTCAACAACGGTACGGCCGGTAAGAGACTCAACCGTGTGATCTCGTATGCGGTAAAGTGTGCAGCGGAAGTGCGTAATGCGACCAATATCTCACAAAACCCCATTTCCATCGCTTCTGTCGCAGTCTCCCAGGCACACAAACTTCTGGGTGACAACATACAGGGTATGCAGGGTATCGTGGTCGGTGCAGGCGATATGGGCGTACTTGCAGCCAAACACCTGCTTCGTGTAGGCTGCGATGTCGTGCTTATCGGACGTGACATTGACAAGGTACAGGCTGTTGCCGATGAACTGGGAGAGAATGTCAAAGCAGACACCATGGAGAATCTTCCGAAGTATCTTAACCGCTACAGGCTGCTCTTCTCTGCCACCTCTTCACCCGAACCGGTGATCACCAGAGAGATGATAGAGAACGAGACCCTTCCGAGACACTGGTTCGATATGGCGATCCCGCGTGACATTGAAGATATGGAGCTGGAGAAACTGCAGCTTTTCCGCATCGATGACCTGCGTGCTATCTCCAATGACAACCATGCACTGCGTGAAGAGCAGGCAGTCAGGGCTGCAGAGATCGTCAGCCGATACAAAGAGGAATTCTACAGCTGGCTCAGGGCACTCTCCATCGAACCTGTCATCAAGCAGATGAGAGAGCATGTAGCTGCTGCCATCGAGAAAGAGATGCAGCGTGCATTGAAAAAAGGCTTCGTCCCGGTTGAATACGAAGAGAATATGCGAAAGATGGCCCAGCAGATGTTCAACCGCTTTCTGCATGACCCGACACAGAACCTGAGAGCCTCTTCAACGGAAACGAAGAATGCCAATTGTATAGAAGCAGTGAAAAAAATGTTCAATATCGATACGGAACATATCGATTTCAAACAATACAAAAATGACCACCATACCAAAGGATACAGCGCGTGAGATTTTCAAGACTTTTGATACCTACAACCAAAGAGACCCCCAATGATGCGACACTGGCAAGCCATATCTTCCTGATCCGCGGAGGATTCATACAGTCGGTGGGCGGAAGCGGATTGTACAACTTCCTGCCATTGGGCAAGAAGGTGCTTGACAAAGTACGTGCCGTGGTAAAAGAGGAATTGGACAAGGCGGGCTGCCAGGAAGTAAGCCTCTCTTTCGTGACACCGGCATCTCTCTGGCAGGAGAGCGGTCGTTTCGAGAAGTACGGCAAGGAACTTCTGCGTTTCAAAGACAGAAAGAACAACGATTTCATTCTGGGCCCGACACATGAAGAGATGATGGTCAATCTGGTACGTCAGACGGTCAAAAGCTACAAGCAGCTTCCCTTGAACCTCTATCAGATCAACCTGAAGTTCCGTGACGAGATCAGGCCGCGTTTCGGCCTGATGAGAGGGCGTGAATTCCTCATGAAGGACGGGTACAGTTTTCATACATCCCAAGAAGACATGAAACGTGAATTCGACCTGATGGAGGAGACCTACAAGAAGATCTTCACACGGCTCGGACTGGAGTTCAAAGTGGTCGAAGCAGATTCGGGTGCCATCGGCGGAAGCGGCAGCAAAGAGTTCATGGTCCTCGCAGACAGCGGGGAAGACACTATCGTGGTCTGTGACAACTGTGAATACGGTGCGAATATCGAAGCAGCGGTACGACAGGAGAAACCCTGTGATGCAGAAGCGCCAGAAGCACTTTTTGCAAAATTCCATACACCGGATACGACGACCATTGAAGCCCTGAGTGCCTTCTTCCATGTCGATCCGTACTATCTGGTCAAAACGGTAGCGAAGAAAGCCCTCTATGATGAGGGCCGAACCGAAGTGGTTCTTTTTGCACTGCGCGGTTCGGATGAGCTCCAGGAGGTCAAAGCCTGCAATGCAGTGGGTGCCAACGACCTGGCGGATATCTCCGAAGAGGAACTTGAAGCAGCCGGCCTGGTAGCAGGCTATATGGGACCGACGGTCGTACCTGAAGGTGTGAGAGTAGTTCTGGACAGTAATCTCCGGGATGCAAGCAACATGATCTGCGGTGCCAATGAGAAGGAGTACCATCTCGTGGGCAACAGTTTCAAAGGTGTTGAAGCGGATTACCATGACCTGGTCGCGGTGCAGGAGGGAGATCTCTGCCCGCATTGTGGATCACCGCTGCGTTACACCAAAGGGATCGAAGCAGGGCATATCTTCCAGCTTGGTACACAGTACTCCGAGCCAATGGGAGCGACCTTCCTCGACGAGAACGGAAAAGCACAGCCGATGGTCATGGGAACCTACGGTATCGGTGTGAGCCGCCTTCTGGCAGCCATCATCGAGCAGAACCACGATGACAAAGGATGCATCTGGACCAAAGCGTCTGCACCTTTTGATCTGCAGCTGATCGTCTCCAATATCAAGGACGAAGCTCAGGTGGCTCTGGGTGAGGAACTTTATGAAACGTTGAAAGCAAAAGGCTTCGATGTGCTTTTCGATGAGCGAAAAGACCGTTTCGGTGCGAAGATGAAAGATTATGAACTGCTGGGTGTGCCGCATGCCATCGTCATCGGTAAAAAACTGCAGGATGGTCTTGTGGAATTCGTCACCAGAGAGGGACTTGTCAAAGAGGAGGTCTCTCCTGACGAGATCCTGACGGTCGTGGAGCAGAAGGTTTAATATGTTTCTGTTGATCATGATCCCTTTTATGCTGTTGGAACTGTACCTTTCTCTGTATGTAGGAGAGCGCATAGGTTTCTGGTGGTCCGCTATCTGGATCGTAGTATCGATGATACTCGGGATCAGGCTTCTTCAGTATACGCCGTATACGCTCATGGGGAATATTTCACAGGTTTCGATGGGGAAGCTGAGTCTTGAAGAGTTCCAGAATGCCAGCACTTCCTATCTGCTGGGAGCGATCCTTTTGATCATTCCTGGAGTATTGACAGATATTTTAGGGGTTTTGGCACTGGGTTACACGATGTATTTACGTTTTGTTGCTAAAATTACCCCCGAACAAACAAAATTTAACAAAAACAAAGGAGATGACAATGTCATTGATGTCGAAATTATTGACGAGCACTTTGATCGCAACGATCGCATTGAGCGCTAACGCGTCGGTAGACAATAAAACACTATTGAATTATGTAAAGAGAAATGTGGTCAAGAACCCTCAGGTCGAGGTCAAAGGGATCAAGATCATTGAGAAGAAGACACATAAAGATATCCCGGGTTGGGACGTCTACTTAACATCGATGCAGCTTAAATTTCAGAAGAAAGATATCGAAGCACCGGAGATGATCTTCGTCAAGGACGGTTTGGCTACAGGACATCTTGTAAATCTGAAGACCGGCAGGGACTATCGTAACGAGATCAAACCTACTGTACCAAATGAGCTGTACGATGATGCACACCTTCTTTTCGGTGACAAGAACGCCAAACACAAGATCATTATCTTCTCCGATCCGCAGTGCCCGTTCTGTCAGGAGGTCGTACCAGAGATATTTGAAGCATCCAAGAAAAACCCGAAGCTGATCGCGGTCTACTACTATCATCTCCCGCTTCTTCGTATTCACCCGGTCTCAGGCATTTTGACACGTATCATGCATGTGGCACAGACAGAAGGCAAGATAGATGTGGTCGAAAAGATGTATACCCTGAAGATCGATCCGAGAGAGACCGATATGAAAAAAGTCATTGCTGCAGTAAAGAAGCATACCGGATATGACATCACTGAAGCGAAGATCAACTCCAAAGAGGTGACCAAAGCGCTGGAAAAAGATCAGAAAGCTGCTGCAAGAATGATGGTTTCCGGAACGCCTACTGTATATATTGATGGTCAGTGGGACAAAATGAGAAACGGGTATAAGAAACTTAAGTAAGTTTCTTACTAGTGAAGAGTGAGGAGTGAAGAGTGAAGAGTGTTGGTATGCTTTTCCCTTCAGAAAAGCTCCTTTTTTATTTAGTGAGCAGGTGCATTTAATGTACTATGAAAGGGAGAGATAGTTGGAAACACTGATCATAGCGACACGGGCGAGCAATCTTGCTCTGTGGCAGGCATATCATATTAGAGAGAGAATCGAGGCGGCATTTCCGGATGTGAAAGTGGAGCTCAATGAGATAACCTCCAAAGGCGACAAGATACTCGACAAACCTCTGGCGCTTGTAGGCGGGAAGGGGCACTTCACCAAAGAGCTCGAAGATGAGATGCTTGCTGGTAATGCCCATCTGGCGGTCCATTCTCTGAAAGATGTCCCGACCTACATTCCTGAAGGCCTGGAGCTTTGTGCCATTACCGAGCGTCAGGACCAGAGTGATGTATTTCTCTCACATATCTACAAAGGTCTCGATGAACTCCCCGAAGGTGCAGTGGTTGGTACGACCAGTCTCAGACGCCGTATGCAGCTGCTTGAAAAGCGTCCCGACCTGAAAGTAAAAGACCTCAGAGGCAATGTCAATACCCGTCTTAGAAAACTCAAAGAAGGGCAGTACGATGCGATCATACTTGCATACATCGGGCTTCACAGGCTGGATTTGCTCAAAGATATTCCCTATGTGGAGAAACTGGATTTCTTCATCCCTCCTATGGGTCAGGCGGCACTTGGCATCGAGATCGTAGCGGACAATGACAGGGTCCGAGAGATCGCTATGAGCCTGAACGATGAAAACACTTTCATCTGCACCAAAGTGGAGCGCGATTTCGTATCCAAGATCGGTGCGGGGTGTTCAGCTCCAGTAGCGGTCAATGCGACCATCGAAGGTGACACGGTAACCGTACGTGCCATGCTGGGGTACCCCAACGGAACGAACATCATGCATAAGACTTTGAGCTCACCTGTAAGTGAATATGAATCACTCGGTGCCAAACTGGCAGAAGCGATGATAGAAGAGGGCGCCCTTGAAGTCCTCTCCAAAGCAGAAGAGATTGCTTTCAAAGAT
The sequence above is drawn from the Sulfurovum riftiae genome and encodes:
- the hemC gene encoding hydroxymethylbilane synthase; this translates as METLIIATRASNLALWQAYHIRERIEAAFPDVKVELNEITSKGDKILDKPLALVGGKGHFTKELEDEMLAGNAHLAVHSLKDVPTYIPEGLELCAITERQDQSDVFLSHIYKGLDELPEGAVVGTTSLRRRMQLLEKRPDLKVKDLRGNVNTRLRKLKEGQYDAIILAYIGLHRLDLLKDIPYVEKLDFFIPPMGQAALGIEIVADNDRVREIAMSLNDENTFICTKVERDFVSKIGAGCSAPVAVNATIEGDTVTVRAMLGYPNGTNIMHKTLSSPVSEYESLGAKLAEAMIEEGALEVLSKAEEIAFKDEMPERL